The Verrucomicrobium spinosum DSM 4136 = JCM 18804 genome includes a region encoding these proteins:
- a CDS encoding ATP-dependent Clp protease proteolytic subunit produces the protein MSTIANFPTMIQRPSNYIIPTVIEAEGRMERAYDIYSRLLKDRIIFIGTPIDDQVANIVIAQLLFLQMQDPKKDINIYINSPGGSVTAGLAIYDTMQFVTCDVNTYCIGIAASMGAVLLTAGTKGKRYALPNSHIMIHQVSGGAQGTASDVERTVEFMYRLKRRLNKIISHHTGKTVEAVERDADRDYYMSGEEAAAYGIVDKVLDNKKEFTPVMEVVKEATGGGNSGGDVSPQTSV, from the coding sequence ATGTCAACCATCGCCAATTTCCCCACCATGATTCAGCGCCCGTCCAACTACATCATCCCCACCGTGATTGAGGCGGAAGGCCGCATGGAGCGTGCGTATGACATCTACTCACGCCTCCTGAAGGACCGCATCATTTTCATCGGCACCCCCATTGATGACCAGGTGGCCAATATCGTGATCGCCCAGCTTCTGTTCCTGCAGATGCAGGATCCGAAGAAGGACATCAACATCTACATCAACTCCCCCGGCGGCTCCGTGACCGCAGGCCTGGCCATCTACGACACCATGCAGTTCGTCACCTGTGACGTGAACACCTACTGCATCGGCATCGCCGCCAGCATGGGTGCCGTGCTCCTGACCGCCGGCACCAAGGGCAAGCGCTACGCCCTCCCAAACTCCCACATCATGATCCACCAGGTCAGCGGCGGTGCCCAGGGTACGGCCAGCGATGTGGAGCGCACCGTGGAGTTCATGTACCGCCTCAAGCGCCGTCTGAACAAGATCATCTCCCACCACACCGGCAAGACGGTGGAAGCCGTCGAGCGTGATGCCGACCGCGACTACTACATGAGCGGTGAGGAAGCCGCGGCCTATGGCATTGTGGACAAGGTGCTCGACAACAAGAAAGAGTTCACCCCCGTCATGGAAGTCGTGAAAGAAGCCACTGGTGGCGGCAACAGCGGCGGCGATGTGTCCCCGCAGACGTCTGTGTAG